From Eubalaena glacialis isolate mEubGla1 chromosome 17, mEubGla1.1.hap2.+ XY, whole genome shotgun sequence, a single genomic window includes:
- the MSC gene encoding musculin, with the protein MSTGSGSDPEEMELRELQRGYPVPVSKRPPLRGAERSYISPSDNSSAEEEDPDGEEERCALDAAGGAGGCKRKRPGVAGGGGGKKPLPPKGSAAECKQSQRNAANARERARMRVLSKAFSRLKTSLPWVPPDTKLSKLDTLRLASSYIAHLRQLLQEDRYENGYVHPVNLTWPFVVSGRPDSDTKEVSAANRLCGTTA; encoded by the exons ATGTCCACCGGCTCAGGGAGCGACCCCGAGGAGATGGAGCTGCGGGAGCTGCAGCGCGGGTACCCGGTCCCCGTCTCCAAGAGGCCGCCCCTCCGCGGCGCCGAGCGCAGCTACATCTCGCCCAGTGACAACTCGTCCGCGGAGGAGGAAGACCCCGACGGCGAGGAGGAGCGCTGTGCGCTGGACGCGGCCGGCGGCGCCGGAGGCTGCAAGAGGAAGCGGCCCGGGGTGGCGGGGGGCGGCGGTGGCAAGAAGCCCCTCCCGCCCAAGGGCTCGGCGGCCGAGTGCAAGCAGTCGCAGAGGAACGCGGCCAACGCCCGCGAGCGCGCCCGGATGCGCGTGCTGAGCAAAGCCTTCTCCAGGCTCAAGACCAGCCTGCCCTGGGTGCCCCCCGACACCAAGCTTTCCAAGCTGGACACGCTCCGGCTGGCTTCCAGTTACATCGCGCACCTGCGGCAGCTGCTGCAGGAGGACCGCTACGAGAACGGCTACGTGCACCCGGTGAACCTG ACATGGCCGTTTGTGGTCTCGGGACGACCCGACTCTGACACCAAAGAAGTTTCCGCAGCCAACAGATTATGTGGAACCACCGCTTAG